From Rhodoferax sp. AJA081-3, the proteins below share one genomic window:
- the rpoH gene encoding RNA polymerase sigma factor RpoH, which yields MSYQIGPSTAAVALANPWSVVPSLGNLDAYISAANRLPMLTLEEEQAFARKFKTDNDVEAAGKLVLSHLRLVVSVSRQYLGYGLPHGDLIQEGNVGLMKAVKRFDPDQGVRLVSYALHWIKAEIHEYILKNWRMVKVATTKAQRKLFFNLRSMKQRFKSEDAAADLGTHRDTLNPEQIDAMARELKVKPEEVIEMETRMSGGDVLLDPSPSDDGEDAFGPIAYLTDTNHEPVAMIEAHQRDVLATDGIAAALEGLDARSRRIVEERWLKVNDDNSGGMTLHELAAEYGVSAERIRQIEVAAMKKMKTTLAAYA from the coding sequence ATGTCATACCAAATTGGACCTTCCACCGCAGCCGTAGCACTGGCCAACCCCTGGTCGGTTGTGCCATCGCTGGGGAACTTGGACGCCTATATCTCGGCGGCCAACCGCCTGCCCATGCTGACGCTCGAAGAAGAGCAGGCTTTTGCACGCAAGTTCAAGACTGACAACGATGTTGAGGCTGCCGGTAAGTTAGTGCTCTCTCACTTGCGACTGGTGGTGTCCGTATCCCGCCAGTACCTGGGTTACGGCCTGCCCCACGGCGACCTGATCCAGGAAGGCAATGTGGGCCTGATGAAGGCCGTCAAACGCTTCGACCCCGACCAGGGCGTGCGTTTGGTCAGTTATGCGCTGCACTGGATCAAGGCCGAAATCCACGAATACATCCTGAAGAACTGGCGCATGGTCAAAGTGGCGACCACCAAGGCCCAGCGCAAGCTATTCTTCAACCTGCGGTCCATGAAGCAGCGCTTCAAAAGTGAAGACGCCGCGGCCGACCTGGGTACCCACCGCGACACGCTGAACCCCGAGCAGATCGATGCCATGGCGCGTGAACTCAAGGTCAAGCCTGAAGAGGTCATCGAAATGGAAACCCGCATGTCGGGTGGCGACGTGTTGCTGGACCCCTCTCCATCAGACGACGGTGAGGATGCCTTTGGCCCCATTGCCTACCTGACCGATACCAACCACGAGCCTGTTGCCATGATCGAGGCGCACCAGCGCGACGTGCTGGCCACGGACGGCATTGCCGCAGCCCTGGAAGGCCTGGACGCCCGCAGCCGCCGCATCGTGGAAGAGCGTTGGCTCAAGGTCAACGACGACAACTCGGGTGGCATGACCTTGCACGAACTGGCCGCCGAGTACGGCGTCAGCGCCGAGCGCATCCGCCAGATTGAAGTGGCCGCCATGAAGAAGATGAAGACCACCTTGGCCGCGTACGCCTGA